Proteins found in one Thalassomonas actiniarum genomic segment:
- a CDS encoding winged helix-turn-helix transcriptional regulator, producing MSQFGDKWSFLIIRDLMFKGRKYYNEFLEAGEGISTNILANRLADLEHNGIISKHQDRIKRSKYIYRLTEKGIALMPMMLAMIDWAEKFDEQTEVPPEFIRKLRQDPDKLQQELLRQLEDD from the coding sequence ATGAGCCAATTCGGTGATAAGTGGAGCTTCTTGATTATCCGGGATCTGATGTTCAAAGGACGTAAATATTACAATGAATTTTTAGAGGCCGGTGAAGGCATTTCTACCAATATCCTGGCTAATCGCCTGGCAGATTTGGAGCACAACGGCATAATCAGTAAACATCAGGACAGGATAAAACGCTCGAAATATATCTACCGGCTGACAGAAAAAGGCATAGCCTTGATGCCGATGATGTTAGCGATGATCGACTGGGCAGAAAAATTTGACGAACAAACCGAGGTTCCCCCTGAATTTATTCGAAAGCTTCGTCAGGACCCGGATAAACTGCAACAGGAGCTGTTACGCCAGTTAGAAGATGATTAA
- a CDS encoding glutathione S-transferase family protein encodes MKLYAIVGSPNSRKVQAVINHLGIDVDIEYLDFFAGDNQQADYIALNPNAMVPTLVDGDLNLWESNAINQYLADKAGDESLYPKNPALRADINRWQAWELAHFNQAFGTLAFESIAKPNFMDMQGNAALIEWSQDKLARFALVLNAHLKEKTYMVGDRVTLADYSIIHVEFFKEMIPFDWAPYAYVNEYFDRLCQDPHWASTAPASPELLGRKPNV; translated from the coding sequence ATGAAATTATACGCTATTGTCGGTTCGCCGAATTCCCGTAAAGTGCAGGCGGTGATCAATCACCTGGGGATTGATGTGGACATTGAATATCTTGATTTTTTTGCCGGTGACAATCAGCAAGCAGATTATATTGCCTTAAACCCTAATGCCATGGTGCCAACCTTAGTTGATGGCGACCTGAACTTGTGGGAGTCCAATGCTATCAATCAATACCTGGCCGACAAAGCAGGGGATGAAAGCCTCTATCCGAAAAATCCTGCGCTAAGGGCTGATATAAACAGGTGGCAAGCCTGGGAGCTGGCTCACTTTAACCAGGCGTTCGGCACCCTGGCGTTTGAGTCGATAGCCAAACCGAATTTTATGGACATGCAAGGAAATGCTGCGCTTATCGAGTGGAGCCAAGATAAGCTGGCGAGGTTTGCCCTGGTGCTGAATGCTCACTTGAAAGAAAAAACTTATATGGTGGGGGATAGGGTAACACTGGCAGACTACTCGATAATTCATGTTGAGTTCTTTAAAGAAATGATCCCTTTCGACTGGGCACCGTATGCTTATGTAAATGAGTATTTTGACCGTTTGTGCCAGGATCCACACTGGGCCTCTACAGCTCCGGCAAGCCCTGAGTTGCTTGGTAGGAAACCGAATGTGTAA
- a CDS encoding DUF3083 family protein codes for MSILRKRSAQHKVYIPSSVRENQYLLAKFDLTDELLARFSSVIDLSCQQPYLRFYEIISGLFFNINNELDLESGKFVANDKFTRVRYSQEKVTAQTDQQILFLYNSQYHTGQNAYYDGEKRAKRITLVFLANGDDIRLDAAKFHHKVKKAINEFSDQLGLKGEDVRICDHQHLTYDLFAKEKGISGIQAHKLRSMTDRYAADGYYLEENVDELTYAIVDLPVNRRLKQLAHIDELVAQPYQPLYELVEAAFIEAAKRYHLSHGAMVANGLIPIVRRSEEQLALENGELQMLGYNPAHAASGFTSLWSGNKLTDCIQLVFVASVHDNTGYGYGKFLSQVEYALAAMAEQLAYVYQKEELLVRFHQHIGFYPA; via the coding sequence ATGTCTATTCTACGCAAACGCAGCGCTCAGCATAAAGTGTATATCCCTTCGTCTGTGCGGGAAAACCAATATTTATTGGCTAAATTTGATCTTACGGATGAGTTGTTGGCCCGGTTTTCCAGTGTGATTGATCTTAGCTGCCAGCAGCCTTACCTTCGTTTCTATGAAATTATCTCAGGATTGTTTTTTAATATTAACAATGAACTGGATTTGGAAAGCGGTAAGTTTGTCGCCAATGATAAATTTACCCGGGTGCGCTATAGCCAGGAAAAGGTGACTGCACAAACGGATCAGCAAATTCTGTTCTTATATAACTCTCAGTACCATACCGGGCAAAATGCTTATTATGACGGGGAAAAAAGGGCGAAAAGAATCACTTTGGTATTTTTGGCCAACGGTGATGATATCCGCCTTGATGCGGCAAAATTCCACCATAAGGTGAAAAAAGCCATTAATGAGTTTAGTGACCAGCTAGGCTTGAAGGGGGAGGATGTCAGGATATGCGATCATCAACATTTAACGTATGATCTATTTGCCAAAGAAAAGGGGATTTCAGGCATTCAGGCCCATAAGTTGCGTTCGATGACCGACAGGTATGCCGCCGACGGTTATTACCTTGAGGAAAATGTTGATGAATTAACCTATGCCATCGTCGATTTGCCGGTGAACCGGCGCTTAAAACAGCTTGCCCATATCGATGAACTGGTCGCCCAGCCTTATCAACCTTTATATGAATTGGTGGAAGCAGCCTTTATTGAAGCGGCAAAACGTTATCACCTCAGCCATGGTGCTATGGTTGCCAATGGTTTGATCCCCATTGTCAGGCGCAGTGAAGAGCAGCTGGCGCTGGAAAATGGCGAGCTGCAGATGCTGGGCTATAATCCCGCCCATGCCGCCAGCGGCTTCACCAGCCTCTGGTCCGGGAATAAGCTTACTGATTGTATCCAGTTAGTTTTTGTCGCGTCGGTGCATGACAATACCGGATATGGCTATGGCAAGTTTTTAAGCCAGGTTGAATATGCCCTGGCTGCGATGGCGGAACAATTAGCCTATGTCTACCAAAAAGAAGAGCTGCTGGTGCGTTTTCATCAGCATATCGGCTTTTATCCCGCTTAG